A region of the Leptospira noumeaensis genome:
TTTAATTCTTCTAGTTGTTTCGCTTCAACAGGACCTGGTGCTTCACTCATCATACAGGTTCCTTTCTGAGTTTTTGGGAAAGCAATGACATCACGAATGGAAGTTCCCCCAGTGAGTAACATCATAATCCGATCCACTCCAAAGGCAATCCCCCCATGTGGTGGAGCACCGAAGGAAAGAGCATCGAGTAAAAATCCGAATTTGGATTTAGCATCTTCTTCTCCAATTCCAATCGCTTCCAAAACTAGGCTTTGGATTTCTGGGTTGTGAATCCTGATCGATCCACCGCCAATTTCTGTGCCATTCAGAACTAGATCATAAGCTTTAGCACCTATCGAAGAAAGGTCAACCGATTTCCCTGCTTTCCAATCTCTTAGTTTGTCAAAGTCTTCTTCTTTGGGAGAAGTGAAAGGATGGTGGAGGAAGGTCCAAGTTTTTGTGGTTTCATCCAGTTCAAACATAGGGAAGTCCACAACCCAATGGAAACTATATGGAACCTTAGGTGGATCATATTTTTCGGATAATTTCAATCGTAAGGCACCAAGAGAAGCGTTCACAATTTTAGAGGAGTCTGCCCCAAAAAAAACCATATCCCCTTCTTTGGATCCCACTGCCTTCGCAATGGCGGCAAGTGCTTCCGGAGTGAATCGTTTGGTGATTGTAGATTCAAGTCCGTTTGCTCCATGTTTCATATAAGCAAGGCCTTTGGCACGGAAGTCGCGAGATAACCAAGAAGTTAAGTCTTCGATTTCTTTACGAGAAATCACAGACCCACCCGGAACACAAATCGCCTTCACTACCCCACCACCAGAAACAGCAGCACTAAACACTTGGAAGTCCGCGTCTTTCACAATTTCCGATACATTCACAAGTTTCATTCCAAAACGAATGTCTGGTTTGTCAGAACCATACTCTTCCATCGCCACATGATATGGCATGGTTGCAAAAGGAGCACTGACTTCTAAATTAAAAACTTTTTTTAAAGCGAATGCCCACATAGCTTCAATTTCACGACGAATGTCTTCTTCTGTTACAAAAGAAAACTCCATGTCGAGTTGGGTGAATTCTGGTTGGCGGTCTGCACGTAAGTCTTCATCTCGAAAACATTTTACGATTTGGAAATATCTTTCCATTCCCCCAATCATAAGGATTTGTTTGAAAAGTTGGGGAGACTGCGGGAGAGCATAAAACTCACCGGCATTCAAACGCGAAGGAACAAGGAAATCACGTGCTCCTTCTGGTGTGGATTTATTCAAAATAGGAGTTTCAATTTCTAAAAAAGATTTACTATCTAAGTATTCTCGGAGAGCAAACGTTAGTTTGTGACGTAACACCAAACGATCCCGAAGTTCTTCTCTTCGCATATCAAGATAACGATACTTCAACCGAATTTCTTCGCCGGATGGATCAAACTCATCTAAAGTAAAAGGAGGAGTTTTGGATGTATTTAAAATTTCGACTGATTCGGCAATTAACTCATATTTACCGGTTTCCATCTTGGGGTTTACAGATTCCGCATCACGAAGGGAAAGTTTTCCTTTAACAGCAATCACAAACTCGGAACGAATTTTTTCTACTTTGGAGAAGTCATCACCCAAAATTTCTTTACGAGCCACAATTTGTAAAATTCCCGAACGATCACGAAGATCGATAAAAATCACACCACCTTGGTCGCGGTAACGAAAGGCCCAACCGGAAAGGAATAAAGTTTTACCAACAGAGGCATCTGAGACACTCGTTGCGCTAATTCTATTTTTGTATTCTGATGTTACCCACTGATTCAATTGAAAACCTCTTTATAATGGTACGTTGTCGAAACGGCTAATCTTCGGATTGAACATCAATGGAAAATCGGCCGTAGCACCCGCTCTGTTTTTGGCGATAATGATCTCTGCCATTCCCCTTTTGTTTGGGTCAAGCTCCTCGGGAGGTTTCACCATTTCTTCCCGATAAATAAAACATACAATGTCCGCATCCTGCTCAATGGCACCTGACTCCCGTAAGTCGGAAAGTTGTGGCCTTTGGTCTTTGGACCGGTTTTCGATGGACCGGTTCATCTGCGACAATGCGATGATGGGACAACCCACTTCCCTTGCCATTTGTTTGAGACCCCTGGAAATATTGGCAACCTCTTGTTGCCTTCCTCCCATAGCGGCTTTCGGATCACTCATGAGCTGTAAATAATCCACAATTACAAGACCCACTTCTTCTGTCGTACGAAGTTGGCGGAGTCTTGCCGAAAACTCTTGGATGGTTAAATACCCAGAATCATCAATATACAAACTAGCAGAAGTAATGTTCCCAATACTATCTTTCAGTTGTGTCATCTGTGCCGAAGTCAAAGTTCCTGCTTTTAATGCATAGGAATCAATCCTTGCATCCGCACTGATGAGTTTAAGGAGTAATTCGATCCGGCTCATCTCGAGAGAGAAAATAACAACCGTTTTACGTTCTTTCAAAGCGGCATTGGCTGCGATATTCAAAGCAAAAGTTGTTTTTCCGTTTCCAGGACGTGCGGCAAGGATCATGAGTTCGTGAGATTTTAAACCTGTGGTTGCCATATCAAGACCAGTAAAATGGGTTTTTAATCCATTGATCCCACCGGTTCCATTTTGGCTGGCAGCGACTACATTTTTAATGTAATCAATCAGGGCGTTGGCATCGTCTTTTACTTTTCGTAAACCTTTGGATCTCTCCTGGCGAGAGATGTCCATTAGCGACTGTTCTACGAGACTAAATATAGAATCGTTTTCTCCAGGTTCCACTTTGACTTTGTCAATGGCTTGGTTTAATGCTTCGACATACTTACGTCTGTCGGAAACACGTTTCACACGCCGCACATAGTATTCTAGTGGTTGGAAAGGAACAGTATCTTTGTAAAGAGAAGTGATGTATTCCAAGTCGCGGGACTCATCTTTGAAAAGACGTTTTTCCCGCATTTGGTTTGTGACCGTAACAAGGTCGATATTGATCCCTTCATTGATGAGATCTGTGACGGCTTCAAAGACTCGCCTGTGGCTGTCCATATAGAAGTCGTCCGGGCTTAGACCTAAGTCTTCCTGCCCGGCTACCCCTCTCATGAGTAGGTAACCGATTAAGTTCTTCTCAGACTCTATCTCCTGAAGGGGGTTAGAATTCATCGAAAAAGCTTTAGTGTAAGACTATGCTTGGCCGACGACTTTAACTACGATTACTGGAACAACACCTTCAGCCAAACGAACTTTGATTTTAAATTCACCAACTGATTTAATTGGTTCACCTAGATCTAACTTACGTTTGTCGAGTTCTACTCCAGTGTTTTTGATTGCAAGTGCAATGTCATTCGCTGTAACAGAACCAAAAAGTTTGTCGTTTTCGCCCACTTTCACTTTTACTTCGTATGTTTTACCATCAATCGAAGTAGAAAGTTCTTTCATCACTTTCACGCGTTTTTCGCGTTTAAGTTCAGCAAGTCTCTTTTGGTGAATCGCAGCTTTAGTGTTTCCATCATTTGCACGGACAGCAAATCTTCTAGGGATGAGGAAGTTACGTGCATAACCATCTGCAACTTCTTTTACATCACCAGCATCACCAAGATTCAATACGTCTTTTTGTAATACAACTTTCATCCGTTACTCCTACAGAACTTTAAACGGTAGTAAACCGATAGATCTGGATTTTCTGATTTCACGAGCAAGGGCTCTTTGGTGTTTGCCACAAGTTCCAGTGATTCTTCTTGGAATGATTTTACCACGGTTGGTAACAAATCTTTCTAAGATGTCTACTCGTTTGTAATCAAGACCTGCAAGTAAGGCTTTGTCAGCACAGAACTTACATACTTTCTTTTTATATTTTGCGTTTTTACGACCGAATTTGCCTTCTCCGTCTTTACCACGGAAACCGCCTTTTTCGTCGTCTTCCATCCCGTCCATACTCTCGCGGGAATCTGTTCTTGTATCATCAATATTTGTCGTTTCGCTCATTGTCATAACCTATCAAAAAGGAATGTCGTCATCACCGGCTGGATAATCATCATAACCACTACTTACGCCGGAATCATAAGAATTGGAACTGTCAGAACGGTCACCACCTGATCCACCACCCTGTCCTTGGCCGCCCAGTAATTGTGCGGATTCAACATAAACACGGATTTTAGAGGCTTTTTTGCCTTCAGGAGTTTCCCAGGACTGTTGTTGCAGTCGACCTTCAATCGCTACTTGTTTTCCTTTGCCAGCATATTGTTTTAAAATGTCAGCAAGTCGGCCCCATGCAACACAGTCAAAATAATGAGTTTCCTCTTTTTTTTCACCGTTAGTCACATAAACTCTGTTATTCGCAATTGAAAAATTGACAACAGAACTTCCGTTCACCGATTTAAATTCCGGATCACGGGTCATTCGACCGATTATAAGTATTTTGTTAAGATCGTTAGCCATTGGCCCTAATTACGAGGGTTTTTAAGATGTTTGCATTGAGTTTAAACTCATGTTCAATCTTTGCAACTTCAGCAGGAGCGCCGGAACACTTGATGAGTGTGAAGTGACCTTGTTCGTCTTGTCCAACCGGATGCCAGAGTCTTTTAGAACCCCAATCCTCTTCGCCTTGGATCGTGAAGTTGTATTTGGAGAGTAAGTCTTTTACTGCAGACTTCGTCTCTTCTACATTCCCTTCACGAAGAATATTCGTGATTTCGTAGTTTCTCATATTTCTCCTATGGGTATACCTACATAGAAACACTTGTAGGTAGAAGAATTTGTTAGTTTCCACTAGGGTTTTGCCAATGGGGCCTTGGGTCAATGGAATTTCTTCTTGGAGTTCCCAAACCCTTCCATTTCCATGTAATTTCTAACATTTTTATGGGTGAAAAATCAAATTTTCCAGAGGTTTGGGGCCTAGGTCTTGGCCTATTTTTAGCACTTTATGCTGGGTTTTTAAACCACATCACCCCGAAAGAACCTGCCCTCGACAACCACTCTGGATTTGAATCCACCCTCCTCGGTCTAGAAATGGCAGAAACTCCCAAACAAGTCCAAGACCTAATTGGAATTCCCGACACCATCGATTTTTTTAACTTATCAGCAGAATACAGAAAGGTTCATTATTTTGACTTTGGATTTATCTTCTGTTATTTGGCATTTTTAACGTATACCGGGCATTATGCGGGAAGAAAGGTAAGACCCATTTTTTTAAAGATCTTTATGGGAATGGTTTTGCTTCTTGTGATTGCCGGTTTTGCCGATTTAATTGAAAACATTTTAATCCTAAATGTTTTGGATGCAAAAACCGCAGAAGAGATGACTCCCTCCCTAGAATACTTAAAACCCACCTCCCAACTCAAATGGTTTTGTTTGTTTGGGTATGTGGCCATCGTTTCCGTTTACTTTTGGTTATATGAAAAAAGTTGGATTTTAAGAACGGCATCCATTCTGTTTTTTACAGGATTTTTTTTGCAGCTCTTTTCGATTTACAAAACCAATTTACTCGAACTGAGTTTTCCCTTTTTTGCTGTGGGACTTACTTGCAGTTGGTTCCATTACGGTTTTAGTTTGGCTTTTAGTTCCTTATCAAAAAAAACATAACCCCTTCCCCCGGAAATCACAAGATCGGTTCCCAGTTGTTTACAAAGGATCGCATATTCTTTTAAAAAACCTTCAGCCTCTTTTGGTCCCAATGGGAAAAAATAATGATCTCCCGGTAGTGTTTGGTGTTTTCCAAAAACAGGAACCACTTCCACAAACAAAAGTTTGTCGGCATCAAAATGCAAAACAACTGAGATATTGTGTTTTAAGTATTGGTTTTTAGATCCAAATAAAAAGTTACCAAGGGAATAAATGACAACACCCTTGGGAAATACTTCTATCCCTTGCGGGATGTGGGGATGGTGTCCAATGATGACTTGATAACCAGCATTCACCAAATATTTGGCAGCATTTCTTTCTGTATCCATCGGTAAGGGACTATATTCCACTCCCCAATGCACTGACAAAAGATTCACTTGGTTTGGTTTTGTTTTTTTGATGAGTCTCTCAGCCGTTCCCACTCGGAAGTATGCGGCCCCAGGAGATTTGTTTCCAGAAAAAAGCCTAGTTTCTCCTGTATCCGAAAAAGAAAAAATTCTGTACTCAGTATTTTGTTTGGAAACAGTAATGGGAACTAAAGCCTCATCCGTATTTTTACCGGCCCCGGTATGTGGTATTCCAAACTCATCCAAAAGTTCCAAAGTTTCCAATAACCCACTTTCTCCAAAATCCATGGTATGGTTATTTCCAAGAAATACCCCATCGATCCCAAACATACGAAGTACAAGTAGATCCCTTCTTTCTCCAAAAAAAACATAGGACTTCCTTTGGTCGGCGGCTGGTGTTTTGTGGAGGATGGGGGTTTCTAAATTGAGAAACCGAAAATCAAAATTCTTTAGATAACTAAAAAAACTACGAAAGGGAAAGTATGGATCCTCTGTTTTCATCGAATCCCGAACACCCCAATTGAACATCACATCCCCACCAAACCAAAGTTTAGTGGATTTTGGATATTGGATGGTTTCACCCGTTTCCGTGCGGAAATGGTAAAGATCCTTAATGGGTAATTCGAGTTTTGGTTCTTCTGACTCAGGAATGTCCGCAGAAAACAAACATAACGGAAAAACGATAATAAGTGTTAGTCTGAAACAAAATCGAATCATTTAAGAATAAAATTTTACCATCTAAAACCGAAAGGTATTTGCTGGCGGTTCCGTCATTTGGGATTTTTTTAACTTAATTTGAATGAGGACATTTTCCTTTTCTGTATCCAAACTAATGACCTTGGTTAAAATTTCTTTTGGCGGATGAATTTGTTCTGGTTTGGTTTTCACAAGAGCAATTGCCTTTAACCCACGTTTGGTACTAGAAAGTTCCAACCGGTCTAAATTCCCTTCTTTAAAAAAATATTCATATTCCCCATCTGGTTTGGTCAGGGCAATCCGAGAATCTGATGTATTGAATTTTGCTTTGGGATTTTGAATTTCATTCACATAAGTTCCTGTAAGGTATTCGTAAATTACAGGGAAAGGAATTGCAAATTTTTTCTTTGTATTTGGATCCTCTATGAGTATGTCTCCCATAGGCAAAGTTTGGATTTCTTTTGAACTGGTTGGTTTGATTTGGATTTGGTTTGGATCGGCAATGAGTTCTGTAAACACGAGTCCAAAAAATGTATCCATCAATTGGATTTTAATCTGTTTGGATTCTTTGGAAAAGTATATCTTTCCATCCAAAGAAACATTGTCTTTTTTAGGGACAAAGGTTTGGATTTGCATAGAAAACTCTGACCTAAAACTCTGAAAATCAGTTTGTTTTCCTAAAATTTCTTTCAAAAGAGATTTGGATTCTCCCTCTTTTGCAGAAATGTATTTTCCTTTGTCACGACCAATAAAATTAGGATCTTCTACTTCTTGTGAAATACAAGAAAGGAAAAATGATAAAGTAAATAGGAGACTTACGATTTCTTTCATTCAGAAATTTCCTTTTGCAGTTTTTTGATTTTTGCTAAGAGGTCTTTACTTTGTTCTGCTTTTAATTTTGATTCAGAAAGTTTAAAGAACTGTAATGCATTTACGGGATCTTTTTTTGCCAAATACACATCACCTAAATGTTCATAGATCACCGGATCTTCAAACCCTCTCTCCAGTGCCAAAGAGGCCGCAAAGTTTAAATGGAGAAGAGCGCGATTAAAATCTTTTTTTCTATACAACACCCAACCCAAACTATCTTGGTAAGCAGGATTGTCTGGTTCAATGGAAATTGCTTGGTTTAAAAGTTTTGATGCTTCTTCTGGATTGATATCCTTTTCTGCATACAAATAACCCAAATAATTCATTGCATTCGAAGCATTGGGATTCAAAGAGATTGTGGTTTTTAAATCTGATTCTGTATCACTGAATTGTTTTAATTTATCATAAGCCGTGGCACGATAAAAATAATAATTAAAATTTTTCGGATCCATTTTAATGGCTTCTGTAAAATCATTCACACTTTCTTTGTATTTAGAAAGTTGGAAATAGGCAAGGCCTCTCAAATAATAATGAGTTGGATTTGGATTTTCTTTTATGGTTTCAGATAAAATGGAAACAGATTCTGATTCTTTTTTTAAATTTCCTTGAAGATACAAATAAGCCAAACGAAATCGCAATCGAAAACTTTTCTCCGTTTCCTTTGTTAGTCGCAAGGACTCTTTTGTGGACTTTATGGAATGGTTCCAGAGGCCTAACATCTCTTGGCAGGAAGAAATCTTTTCATAATACAAAGATTTTTCTTCCCCAACATTTTCTTTAGATTCTAGTTTAGAAAGTCCCGACTTAAGAATTTTTTCTGCTGTTAGGTATTGTCTGTATTCATAAGCATACTGGGCTGTTTCTGCATTTAGAATTTCATAATCGGCGAGTTTTTCTTTTTCTGCGAGTTCCAAAAGAGCAATCCGAGGAGAAAGTCTTCCTGGGTTTTCTTGGATATAAGATCTTAGTTTGGTTTCCAGTCCTGTTTTTGATCCTGAAATCAGTTTATCTAATAAAAAAACAATTCCCTCTTTCGGAATTTTTTTCTCTTTTTTTAGAGTGGCAAAGTAAACGGGGGCCATGTCCCGAGAATCCATAAAATAAATTTCAGCAAGCATATGCGAAGCATCAATGTCTCTTGGATTTTTTTCACGAATTTGTTCTAGATACATCCGGCAATGTTTAAAATCACCTAACACAAAATAAATTTGAGCTAGTCGAAACAATACTTCCATATCGTTTTTATAACCGACAGTGTATTCCTGATATCGTTTGATTGCGATTTTTGGATGGTCTAATTTATAATTGAGTTCACCCAGTGCTTTGGCAGTAAGATACTTGTACTTGGAATGAGTGTCCCTTCTTTCGATCACAAAAGAAAGAGCAGTATAATACAAAATGGACTGGTTCCAAAGTTTCCGTTCAAAGTTGATATTACCAAGTAAGTATAAAAAGTCTGGATCGTTTGGAAATTGATGTAGGGAGTTTTCTAATACTTCTGATGCTTTGGCAAGCTCACCCTGGCGAATTCGAATCCTGGTTTGCAAAAGGACTTGGTCTTTGGAAACATCCTGTGATTTGTTTACCGCAATTTCTGACCATTCCCAAGCTTTCTCCAAACTTCCAAGTTCCAAATAATTTAAGGCCAAGGTTTCTGCACTGAGAGCACTGGGTTCTTTTCCCACTTCTTTCAAACAGAGATGGTAAGAATCCAGGAAGGAAACCGAACGTTCAAAGGAAAGTTTGGATTCTTCTGGTTTCCGACGTTGGCTCGCCTGAAATCCATCCACTTGTTCGCGTAAGCCGCGTGAAAGAAGGAACTCTGCCGGCACGCCCGGTTCTAATGCGGAACATTCTTTGGATCTTGACCCAGACTCAGTGGCAAACAGAGAAAGTGAAAGAAAACAAAAGAAAACAAAGACGAAGGGGCGGTTTAAAGTTTTAATTGCTTGAAACATCAGTAGATTCCGGCAAAGATCGGGAACAGGGACAATCCTTGAACCAAATCTTCCGAGAAAATTTAAAATACATCCTGGCTGTTCTCATCGTGTGGGCAATCACTTTCCCATGGATTCTGAGAAACAAGGACAATCTCCTAGCCAAATTCACCCTCGCCTACAATTCGTTTTTTGGTTATCCCAATCCTCGGATTGCACACCAACTCATCGCCAAAGGAGATGCGGTTCTCGAAGGTAGAAAGGAAGGGGGAACTGATGTCCTCCAAACCATAGGCCAATTCTTTAGTTCCGAGGATGGTGGTAAGGGCACCATCTTGCCGTTAGACTTAAACCTAATGGAAAAAGCATGTTTGTACTTTCGCAGTAAAGAACATGTTGAGGATCATTTTTTAGAACTCACTTGGAGAGAAAAAGCAAGTGAATGGGGATCTCCCCTCTTTCAAAAAATGGCTCCCCAAGGAGAACTCACCCTCGGCCCAAGTCCGAAAATTTATTGGAATTCTCATATCGACGCCGTTCTCACTGCACTTGACTACTACAAACGCGCGTTACGTTTCTCAGGGCCAGAACTGATTGCTCCTAAAAAAATTGAATCGGTGGCCTGGGCGAGTTGTAGGCCGAGTGAGATCCTTCTTGGTTATAAAACCCATATGTTGGAAACAGAAAACTTTGTCCTAAAAAAACTCACCGATTTAGAAAAAGTTCCGAGTGGACTCAGTGCGGTTCAAAAACGAAGTGTGGTTCTTTCTTCCATCAAACGAAGTGATTTTCCCGAAGTATCTGCAAATGACTACTTAGAATCACTACTCAGACAAATCCTACTTACCGGAATGAAAAACTTTTCACCGAGAGAAATGGATGATATTTATGAACGGATCCTTTATTTTGTCGGGGCCGATGAAAGAGAATACTTAAAATTCAAATTCCGCAGGGCCGAGTTATTTTTCCAACTAGGATCAGAAGAAGGAATTTATTACAAACGTGCGGCATCTGAATTTAAGGAAGCGGCAAACATCCAACTCGCCTCTGAAATTGAAGACATCAATGTACCGGCACTTCTTGTTCATGAATTTGAATCGAAAATGAGAGAAGCAGAATCCTATCACAAACTCAAAGAAAACTCAAAAAGTTTAGTGATTTTAGATGCCTTAAAACCAAAACTACGTAATGTCGATGAACGCAGTGTAGGTGGTAAAAAAGACGATATTTTGAAATCGTATCGCAAACTAACAAGATCCGTCCTTCGCAAACTGGGCCGGTATGAAGAAGCCGATGAAATCCCCTTTAACGAATGATATAAAATATTTTGATTACAATGCCACTCACCCACCTTTTGCAGAAATTTTGGAATCCTGTTTGGCAACTTATCTTTCTGGATTCTATAATCCATCGGGTATCACTCGTTATTCCTTAAAAAACCAAGGAAAAATAGAACAATCTCGAAAGTATTTTGCATCCATCACAAATGGGGAAGAAAAACAATTTGTTTTTTCGGCAACGGGAACAGAAGCAAACTACTTACTCATCCAAAGTTTAAGAATCCTTTACCCAAATTTAGATTCTGTGATTG
Encoded here:
- the aspS gene encoding aspartate--tRNA ligase, giving the protein MNQWVTSEYKNRISATSVSDASVGKTLFLSGWAFRYRDQGGVIFIDLRDRSGILQIVARKEILGDDFSKVEKIRSEFVIAVKGKLSLRDAESVNPKMETGKYELIAESVEILNTSKTPPFTLDEFDPSGEEIRLKYRYLDMRREELRDRLVLRHKLTFALREYLDSKSFLEIETPILNKSTPEGARDFLVPSRLNAGEFYALPQSPQLFKQILMIGGMERYFQIVKCFRDEDLRADRQPEFTQLDMEFSFVTEEDIRREIEAMWAFALKKVFNLEVSAPFATMPYHVAMEEYGSDKPDIRFGMKLVNVSEIVKDADFQVFSAAVSGGGVVKAICVPGGSVISRKEIEDLTSWLSRDFRAKGLAYMKHGANGLESTITKRFTPEALAAIAKAVGSKEGDMVFFGADSSKIVNASLGALRLKLSEKYDPPKVPYSFHWVVDFPMFELDETTKTWTFLHHPFTSPKEEDFDKLRDWKAGKSVDLSSIGAKAYDLVLNGTEIGGGSIRIHNPEIQSLVLEAIGIGEEDAKSKFGFLLDALSFGAPPHGGIAFGVDRIMMLLTGGTSIRDVIAFPKTQKGTCMMSEAPGPVEAKQLEELKLRVVTI
- the dnaB gene encoding replicative DNA helicase, producing MNSNPLQEIESEKNLIGYLLMRGVAGQEDLGLSPDDFYMDSHRRVFEAVTDLINEGINIDLVTVTNQMREKRLFKDESRDLEYITSLYKDTVPFQPLEYYVRRVKRVSDRRKYVEALNQAIDKVKVEPGENDSIFSLVEQSLMDISRQERSKGLRKVKDDANALIDYIKNVVAASQNGTGGINGLKTHFTGLDMATTGLKSHELMILAARPGNGKTTFALNIAANAALKERKTVVIFSLEMSRIELLLKLISADARIDSYALKAGTLTSAQMTQLKDSIGNITSASLYIDDSGYLTIQEFSARLRQLRTTEEVGLVIVDYLQLMSDPKAAMGGRQQEVANISRGLKQMAREVGCPIIALSQMNRSIENRSKDQRPQLSDLRESGAIEQDADIVCFIYREEMVKPPEELDPNKRGMAEIIIAKNRAGATADFPLMFNPKISRFDNVPL
- the rplI gene encoding 50S ribosomal protein L9 codes for the protein MKVVLQKDVLNLGDAGDVKEVADGYARNFLIPRRFAVRANDGNTKAAIHQKRLAELKREKRVKVMKELSTSIDGKTYEVKVKVGENDKLFGSVTANDIALAIKNTGVELDKRKLDLGEPIKSVGEFKIKVRLAEGVVPVIVVKVVGQA
- the rpsR gene encoding 30S ribosomal protein S18; translation: MEDDEKGGFRGKDGEGKFGRKNAKYKKKVCKFCADKALLAGLDYKRVDILERFVTNRGKIIPRRITGTCGKHQRALAREIRKSRSIGLLPFKVL
- a CDS encoding single-stranded DNA-binding protein, with the protein product MANDLNKILIIGRMTRDPEFKSVNGSSVVNFSIANNRVYVTNGEKKEETHYFDCVAWGRLADILKQYAGKGKQVAIEGRLQQQSWETPEGKKASKIRVYVESAQLLGGQGQGGGSGGDRSDSSNSYDSGVSSGYDDYPAGDDDIPF
- the rpsF gene encoding 30S ribosomal protein S6, which encodes MRNYEITNILREGNVEETKSAVKDLLSKYNFTIQGEEDWGSKRLWHPVGQDEQGHFTLIKCSGAPAEVAKIEHEFKLNANILKTLVIRANG
- a CDS encoding CapA family protein — protein: MIRFCFRLTLIIVFPLCLFSADIPESEEPKLELPIKDLYHFRTETGETIQYPKSTKLWFGGDVMFNWGVRDSMKTEDPYFPFRSFFSYLKNFDFRFLNLETPILHKTPAADQRKSYVFFGERRDLLVLRMFGIDGVFLGNNHTMDFGESGLLETLELLDEFGIPHTGAGKNTDEALVPITVSKQNTEYRIFSFSDTGETRLFSGNKSPGAAYFRVGTAERLIKKTKPNQVNLLSVHWGVEYSPLPMDTERNAAKYLVNAGYQVIIGHHPHIPQGIEVFPKGVVIYSLGNFLFGSKNQYLKHNISVVLHFDADKLLFVEVVPVFGKHQTLPGDHYFFPLGPKEAEGFLKEYAILCKQLGTDLVISGGRGYVFFDKELKAKLKP
- a CDS encoding tetratricopeptide repeat protein, with product MFQAIKTLNRPFVFVFFCFLSLSLFATESGSRSKECSALEPGVPAEFLLSRGLREQVDGFQASQRRKPEESKLSFERSVSFLDSYHLCLKEVGKEPSALSAETLALNYLELGSLEKAWEWSEIAVNKSQDVSKDQVLLQTRIRIRQGELAKASEVLENSLHQFPNDPDFLYLLGNINFERKLWNQSILYYTALSFVIERRDTHSKYKYLTAKALGELNYKLDHPKIAIKRYQEYTVGYKNDMEVLFRLAQIYFVLGDFKHCRMYLEQIREKNPRDIDASHMLAEIYFMDSRDMAPVYFATLKKEKKIPKEGIVFLLDKLISGSKTGLETKLRSYIQENPGRLSPRIALLELAEKEKLADYEILNAETAQYAYEYRQYLTAEKILKSGLSKLESKENVGEEKSLYYEKISSCQEMLGLWNHSIKSTKESLRLTKETEKSFRLRFRLAYLYLQGNLKKESESVSILSETIKENPNPTHYYLRGLAYFQLSKYKESVNDFTEAIKMDPKNFNYYFYRATAYDKLKQFSDTESDLKTTISLNPNASNAMNYLGYLYAEKDINPEEASKLLNQAISIEPDNPAYQDSLGWVLYRKKDFNRALLHLNFAASLALERGFEDPVIYEHLGDVYLAKKDPVNALQFFKLSESKLKAEQSKDLLAKIKKLQKEISE